Proteins encoded by one window of Nicotiana tabacum cultivar K326 chromosome 10, ASM71507v2, whole genome shotgun sequence:
- the LOC107775940 gene encoding uncharacterized protein LOC107775940 — translation MGLPYFNHLRFTTMLNMASSLRFWVCFQIVLVLLGSCNCKEKSAIGDPGMRRDNLRVAIEAWNQCNEVHEEAPNMGSPRQADCFDVEKSKSSMKLVHLVNDYDNKLSINDAKNLGLENLDVNKYAAWKELFLGSKCQVQDDPNPWNFWMIMLKSGNMDTTAAICPKNGKPSQPFPPESRFPCFGKGCMNMPKIYHDYTTLHSHKHIVKHRKLKGSFHGTWDLDADIYKAETQNDTSFFSVTWHKQLGKGSWKFHHILKTSSKYPWLMLYLRSDATTGVSGGYHYETRGMSKIVPKSPNFKVKFTLDVKRGGGPSSQFYLMDLGSCWKNNGQPCDGDVTTDVTRYSEMIINPDTEAWCNPTNNLRLCPPYHTFANGTRVHRTDKARFPYDAYHVYCSPGNGKYLEEPFNYCDEYSNPQAQEILQILPHPVWGEYGYPTKKGEGWTGDPRTWELDVGRLSQSLYFYQDPGTKPVERHWPSVDLGTEIYVSGNQVAEWIVSDFDIIVTDE, via the exons ATGGGGTTACCATATTTTAATCATCTACGTTTCACAACTATGCTCAATATGGCTTCAAGTTTGCGATTTTGGGTGTGTTTCCAAATAGTTTTAGTACTTTTGGGGTCATGTAATTGTAAAGAGAAATCAGCAATAGGAGATCCAGGGATGAGAAGGGATAATTTAAGAGTGGCAATAGAGGCATGGAATCAATGCAATGAGGTACATGAAGAGGCTCCTAACATGGGAAGTCCTAGGCAAGCTGATTGTTTTGATGTTGAAAAATCGAAATCTAGCA TGAAGCTGGTTCACTTAGTGAACGATTATGATAACAAGCTGAGCATAAACGATGCCAAAAACCTAGGACTAGAGAATCTGGACGTGAATAAATATGCAGCCTGGAAAGAATTGTTCTTGGGATCCAAATGCCAAGTTCAAGATGATCCAAACCCATGGAATTTCTGGATGATTATGCTCAAGAGTGGTAACATGGACACCACAGCTGCTATTTGTCCCAAAAATGGCAAACCATCTCAACCATTTCCACCCGAGTCGCGCTTTCCATGTTTTGGCAAAGGTTGCATGAACATGCCTAAGATATACCATGACTACACCACATTACATAGCCATAAGCACATTGTAAAGCATAGAAAATTGAAGGGAAGTTTTCATGGGACATGGGATTTGGATGCTGATATTTACAAGGCAGAAACTCAAAATGATACTTCCTTTTTCTCAGTTACTTGGCATAAGCAACTTGGAAAAGGAAGCTGGAAATTTCATCATATCTTGAAAACTTCATCAAAGTACCCTTGGTTGATGCTTTACTTGAGGTCAGATGCAACCACTGGAGTTTCTGGTGGATATCATTATGAAACAAGAGGCATGTCAAAAATA GTCCCAAAGTCACCAAATTTCAAAGTGAAGTTCACTTTGGATGTGAAAAGAGGAGGTGGTCCAAGTAGCCAATTTTATCTAATGGACCTAGGCAGCTGCTGGAAGAACAATGGACAGCCTTGTGATGGGGATGTTACCACAGACGTAACACGATACAGTGAAATGATCATTAATCCTGATACTGAAGCATGGTGCAACCCCACAAATAATTTAAGGCTGTGTCCACCTTACCATACTTTTGCAAATGGAACACGCGTTCATCGGACTGATAAGGCAAGATTTCCTTATGATGCTTATCATGTGTATTGCTCCCCAGGGAATGGAAAGTATCTTGAAGAACCATTCAACTATTGTGATGAATATAGCAATCCTCAAGCTCAGGAAATACTTCAAATTCTGCCTCACCCTGTTTGGGGAGAATATGGATATCCAACTAAGAAAGGGGAAGGATGGACAGGAGATCCAAGAACTTGGGAACTTGATGTTGGCAGACTCTCACAATCACTTTACTTCTATCAG GATCCTGGCACAAAACCTGTTGAAAGGCATTGGCCATCTGTTGATTTGGGTACTGAGATATATGTTAGTGGAAATCAAGTTGCTGAGTGGATCGTTAGCGACTTTGATATCATTGTGACAGATGAATAG
- the LOC107775939 gene encoding mitogen-activated protein kinase 19-like has translation MQQDYRKKSSKEVEFFTEYGDANRYKILEVIGKGSYGVVCAAIDTHTGEKVAIKKITDIFEHISDAIRILREVKLLRLLRHPDIVEIKRIMLPPSRREFRDIYVVFELMESDLHHVIKANDDLTHEHHRFFLYQMLRALKFMHTANVYHRDLKPKNILANANCKLKICDFGLARVAFSDTPTSIFWTDYVATRWYRAPELCGSFFSKYTPAIDIWSIGCIFAEVLTGKPLFPGKSVVHQLDLITDLLGTPSADIVSGVRNEKARKYLTDMWTKSPVPFTEKFPNADPLALGLLRRLLAFDPKDRPTAEQALADPYFKGLAKIEREPSSPPISKLEFEFERRRVTKEDIRELIFREILEYHPQLLKDYMAGNDGANFVYPSAIGNFRRQFAYLEENSGKSGPVIPPGRKHVSLPRSTVNSSTIPPRTQQNPMFDHRQVTEKATVGVRVTDQKVLRPPPRVPTAKPGRVVGPVLRYDGDRSIKEVADGRVYSQNPVLPPHGISPHYLFRSNSANLEKYRAEAEKDRSQVKQQPGQCMVAKSTASMSIDMNTNPYYHTQAKVAQLGGQLAIDAKLLQAQTQFGAVGAAAVAVAAHREVSTVQYGLT, from the exons ATGCAGCAAGATTATCGCAAGAAG AGTTCCAAAGAAGTGGAGTTCTTCACCGAGTATGGTGATGCGAATAGGTATAAAATTTTGGAAGTTATAGGCAAGGGAAGCTATGGAGTAGTTTGTGCTGCCATTGACACTCATACAGGAGAGAAAGTGGCTATAAAGAAAATAACTGATATTTTCGAGCACATCTCTGATGCAATACGAATTCTGCGTGAAGTCAAATTGCTTAGACTTCTTAGGCATCCCGATATTGTTGAAATTAAGCGAATCATGTTACCACCTTCAAGACGAGAATTTCGAGATATTTATGTTGTTTTTGAGCTTATGGAATCTGATCTTCACCATGTCATTAAGGCCAACGATGACTTGACACATGAGCACCATCGATTTTTCCTCTATCAGATGCTGCGAGCATTGAAGTTTATGCACACAG CAAATGTGTACCACCGAGATCTTAAGCCCAAAAATATATTGGCAAATGCGAATTGTAAACTCAAAATATGTGACTTTGGATTGGCAAGGGTTGCATTCAGTGATACTCCAACTAGTATATTTTGGACG GATTATGTTGCTACAAGGTGGTATCGAGCACCAGAGCTATGTGGGTCTTTCTTCTCTAAG TATACACCTGCTATTGATATCTGGAGTATTGGGTGTATCTTTGCGGAGGTCCTGACAGGGAAACCATTGTTTCCAGGCAAAAGTGTTGTGCACCAGTTGGATTTGATTACTGATCTTCTTGGGACACCATCAGCTGATATCGTATCTGGG GTTCGCAATGAGAAGGCAAGGAAGTATTTGACAGACATGTGGACAAAGAGCCCAGTTCCTTTTACCGAGAAATTTCCGAATGCAGATCCTTTGGCTCTCGGGCTTTTGCGGAGGCTGTTAGCATTTGATCCAAAGGATCGCCCAACTGCTGAACAG GCTTTGGCTGATCCTTACTTCAAGGGACTGGCCAAGATTGAGAGGGAACCTTCTAGTCCACCAATCTCGAAGCTGGAGTTCGAGTTTGAGCGGCGTAGGGTCACCAAGGAGGACATTAGAGAACTAATATTTCGGGAGATACTAGAGTACCATCCTCAGCTTCTGAAGGACTACATGGCTGGAAATGATGGGGCAAATTTTGTCTATCCTAG TGCCATTGGTAATTTCAGAAGGCAATTTGCCTATCTCGAGGAAAATAGTGGTAAAAGTGGTCCAGTAATTCCTCCTGGTCGAAAGCATGTCTCTCTCCCACG ATCTACGGTTAATTCAAGTACCATCCCCCCCAGAACACAACAGAACCCTATGTTTGATCATAGGCAAGTAACAGAAAAGGCAACTGTTGGCGTCAGAGTCACAGACCAGAAGGTTTTGCGACCACCACCTCGAGTACCCACAG CCAAACCTGGAAGAGTAGTAGGGCCGGTTTTACGATATGATGGTGACAGAAGCATCAAAGAAGTCGCTGATGGAAGAGTATATTCCCAGAACCCTGTCCTCCCACCGCATGGCATTTCTCCACATTATTTGTTCAGAAGTAATTCTGCAAATCTAGAGAAGTATAGAGCCGAAGCAGAGAAGGACCGCTCTCAAGTTAAGCAGCAACCTGGGCAGTGCATGGTTGCCAAGTCGACGGCTAGTATGAGTATCGATATGAACACCAACCCGTACTACCATACACAGGCAAAGGTAGCACAGTTGGGAGGTCAACTTGCCATAGATGCAAAACTACTACAGGCACAAACACAGTTTGGGGCAGTCGGGGCTGCAGCTGTTGCTGTTGCTGCTCACAGAGAGGTTAGCACCGTTCAGTATGGTCTAACCTAG